In a genomic window of Acidimicrobiales bacterium:
- a CDS encoding maleylpyruvate isomerase family mycothiol-dependent enzyme, with amino-acid sequence MDRNTLLTAVEREGRSLLAAAELDPSARIEHCPDWDAAGLVDHMAGVWSFMAAQIEAASSDKPARPDPDDPSTASDRLSRLVALLASVEPTAPCWNWCPEEDRTASWVVRRMAHENNIHRWDAENAVGDAAPLDAKLAHDGVDEILDVAWRHQLGGPVGGYPSSTLHLHRTDGDGEWLLSSTSEQLVVEHQHAKGDAAARGTASDLNLLVWGRRQPTLEVFGDETVLDAWLALAP; translated from the coding sequence ATGGACCGCAACACTCTCCTGACCGCCGTCGAACGCGAAGGGCGGTCCCTGCTGGCCGCCGCCGAACTGGATCCTTCCGCCCGGATCGAGCACTGTCCGGACTGGGACGCCGCTGGCCTGGTCGACCACATGGCCGGGGTGTGGAGCTTCATGGCCGCCCAGATAGAGGCCGCCTCGTCGGACAAGCCGGCCCGGCCCGACCCCGACGACCCCTCGACAGCCAGCGACCGGCTGAGCCGCCTGGTGGCCCTGCTGGCCTCGGTGGAGCCGACGGCGCCATGCTGGAACTGGTGTCCCGAGGAGGACCGGACCGCAAGCTGGGTGGTCCGACGTATGGCCCACGAGAACAACATCCACCGCTGGGACGCCGAAAACGCCGTGGGTGACGCCGCTCCGCTTGATGCCAAACTGGCCCACGACGGCGTGGACGAGATCCTCGACGTGGCGTGGCGACACCAACTTGGCGGCCCGGTGGGCGGCTATCCCTCCTCGACCCTGCACCTGCACCGCACCGATGGCGACGGCGAATGGCTGCTGTCGTCGACCAGTGAGCAACTGGTGGTGGAACACCAGCACGCCAAGGGCGATGCTGCGGCACGTGGCACAGCTTCGGACCTGAACCTGCTGGTATGGGGCCGTCGTCAGCCGACGCTGGAGGTCTTCGGCGACGAGACCGTCCTCGACGCCTGGCTGGCCCTTGCTCCCTGA
- a CDS encoding CaiB/BaiF CoA-transferase family protein has translation MTTDRPLLDGITVLDLASVGPAVRASRWLADWGADIIKVGPVPRDADVQINPPAYAYSAHRGMRRALLDLKSDGGRDAFLQLAAHADVVIESFRPGVVDRLGIGYEALCTVNPRIVLCSTTGFGQTGPRAQWAGHDLNYLAVGGYLHCSGRGSDGSPALPGATVADSAGGGLHAVAAICAALTARATTGKGTHLDVSIADGVLSLMSLAIDEYLADGTEPGPRHGLLTGRYAWYDLYESSDGGWLAVGAIEPRFFANLCRILGCDQWAGLQYDDDAVDAMRADFTGAFASRPRDEWVDLLGPADTCVTAVLDVPELLTDEQFRARRAFTEVTHPTAGTIAQVAAPLAGQVDAADLPVYDMALPATDEILAAVGVSADRLASLRAEGIIA, from the coding sequence ATGACGACCGACCGCCCTCTTCTCGACGGAATCACCGTGCTGGACCTCGCCTCGGTGGGGCCCGCGGTGCGCGCCTCCCGCTGGCTGGCCGACTGGGGTGCCGACATCATCAAGGTGGGGCCGGTTCCGCGTGACGCCGACGTGCAGATCAACCCACCGGCCTACGCCTACAGCGCACACCGGGGCATGCGCCGAGCCTTGCTGGACCTCAAGTCCGACGGAGGACGCGACGCCTTCTTGCAACTGGCCGCCCATGCCGATGTTGTCATCGAGAGCTTCCGGCCCGGCGTTGTCGACCGTCTGGGAATCGGCTACGAGGCCCTCTGCACCGTGAATCCCCGCATCGTGCTGTGCTCGACCACCGGCTTCGGCCAGACCGGCCCCCGGGCCCAGTGGGCGGGCCACGACCTCAACTATCTGGCCGTGGGTGGCTACCTCCACTGCTCGGGCCGTGGCAGCGACGGCAGCCCGGCACTTCCCGGTGCGACAGTGGCCGACAGCGCGGGCGGTGGCCTGCACGCGGTGGCCGCCATCTGTGCCGCACTGACCGCCCGGGCGACCACCGGCAAGGGCACCCACCTCGACGTGTCGATCGCCGACGGAGTCCTGTCGCTCATGTCGCTGGCCATCGACGAATACCTGGCCGACGGCACCGAGCCCGGACCCCGCCACGGCCTGCTCACCGGTCGCTACGCCTGGTACGACCTCTACGAATCCTCCGACGGCGGCTGGCTGGCCGTGGGCGCCATCGAGCCCCGCTTCTTCGCCAACTTGTGTCGCATCTTGGGCTGCGACCAGTGGGCCGGACTGCAGTACGACGACGATGCGGTCGATGCCATGCGGGCCGACTTCACGGGGGCCTTCGCCTCGCGCCCCCGCGATGAGTGGGTAGACCTCCTAGGGCCGGCCGACACGTGCGTCACCGCGGTGCTGGACGTACCCGAACTCCTAACCGACGAGCAATTCCGGGCCCGGAGGGCGTTCACCGAGGTCACCCACCCAACGGCCGGAACCATTGCCCAGGTGGCCGCCCCACTAGCCGGGCAGGTCGACGCTGCCGATCTACCCGTCTACGACATGGCCTTGCCGGCCACAGACGAGATCCTGGCCGCCGTCGGTGTGAGTGCCGACCGACTGGCCTCCTTGCGAGCCGAAGGAATAATTGCATGA
- a CDS encoding acyl-CoA dehydrogenase family protein, with protein sequence MDFDFTTEQEAFRAEVEAFLNANDDPDVFDPTRENMAQIVDTPKRRALMKKMGEQGWLGITWPKEYGGQEGEGVYEYILNEALAGRGGPQIGKGVGIIGKTLIAHGSEFLKEEFLPKILANEVEFAVGYSEPEAGSDAAAMKLKAVETEGGWTLNGQKTWTTSAHFAEWYWVGARTNPDAPKHSGITLFLVPMDHPGITVQGIWTMGDERTNDVFFDDVFVPDEYVVGQLDHGFQYISQALDLERFTMFTFSPIKQRLDLLIDHVRSACRDGQPLKDDPKVRSRIARLATTAEVARGMGLRVVDASVKAEANGGAPPTIESSEYKLFTTEFSKTLADASMDLGGPGTQLRVGTEEAPMAGRAESTYRYTVLDTIGGGTSEVQKNIITRRGLGLPKNF encoded by the coding sequence ATGGACTTCGATTTCACCACCGAACAGGAGGCCTTCCGGGCCGAGGTCGAGGCCTTCCTCAACGCCAACGACGACCCCGACGTGTTTGACCCCACCAGAGAGAACATGGCCCAGATCGTCGACACGCCCAAACGCCGAGCGCTGATGAAGAAGATGGGCGAGCAGGGCTGGCTGGGCATCACCTGGCCGAAAGAGTACGGCGGCCAGGAGGGCGAGGGCGTCTACGAGTACATCCTCAACGAGGCCCTCGCCGGGCGGGGTGGCCCCCAGATCGGCAAGGGCGTCGGAATCATCGGCAAAACCCTCATCGCCCACGGATCAGAATTCCTCAAGGAGGAGTTCCTCCCCAAGATCCTGGCCAACGAGGTGGAATTCGCCGTCGGCTACAGCGAGCCCGAGGCCGGCTCGGACGCGGCGGCCATGAAGCTCAAGGCCGTCGAGACCGAGGGAGGGTGGACCCTCAACGGCCAGAAGACCTGGACCACGTCGGCCCACTTCGCCGAGTGGTACTGGGTGGGCGCCCGCACCAACCCCGACGCCCCCAAGCACTCGGGCATCACCCTGTTCCTCGTGCCAATGGACCATCCCGGCATCACCGTGCAGGGCATCTGGACCATGGGCGACGAGCGCACCAACGACGTCTTCTTCGACGACGTATTCGTCCCCGACGAGTACGTAGTCGGTCAGCTCGACCACGGCTTCCAATACATCTCCCAGGCCCTCGACCTCGAGCGGTTCACCATGTTCACCTTCTCGCCGATCAAGCAGCGCCTCGACCTTTTGATTGACCACGTGCGCTCGGCCTGCCGCGACGGCCAGCCACTCAAGGACGATCCGAAGGTGCGTTCACGCATCGCCCGTCTGGCCACCACCGCCGAGGTAGCCCGGGGGATGGGCCTGCGGGTCGTCGACGCCTCAGTGAAGGCAGAGGCCAACGGTGGCGCACCGCCGACCATCGAGTCCTCGGAGTACAAGCTGTTCACCACCGAGTTCTCCAAGACGCTCGCCGACGCGTCTATGGACCTAGGCGGTCCAGGCACCCAACTTCGGGTCGGCACCGAGGAAGCCCCCATGGCGGGGCGAGCCGAGTCGACCTACCGGTACACCGTGCTGGACACCATTGGCGGCGGCACCTCGGAGGTGCAGAAGAACATCATCACCCGCCGCGGCCTGGGCCTCCCCAAGAACTTCTAG
- a CDS encoding OB-fold domain-containing protein, producing MSMTRGILAYGAHVPYRRLDRAEIASVMGAGGGRGHRAVASFDEDTTTMGVAAARRALRALDNTTPDALWFSTVAPAYSDKTNATVMHAALRLDSTISALDFGGAQRSAVGALRAALTAPGRTLVVASDIRIGLPTGPEDGGGGDAATAILTGSSDDGPLLAEYLGGATATGEFTDRWRTPGNAHSRTWEDRFGEQAYLPLVRKAWADALAATGLTVDDVDIAVVTGLHGRATKKAASGLGVAVADDRADTVGNAGAAHPSLLLADVLDGAEAGAVVALVVLADGCEVLLFRTTDALASGRPTRSVAAQVDNRTDVAYTRYLTWRGLLEIQPPNRPEPNRPSSAASLRRTDWKHGFVGATDRTTGITHLPPSRVGIAGGAVDDMDPAPMADATGTIATFTVDHLVYSQSPPVVFAVVDFDGGGRMPIELTDADPAEVAIGDRVEMTFRRMFTADGLHNYFWKAQPARG from the coding sequence ATGAGCATGACCAGAGGAATCCTTGCCTACGGCGCCCACGTGCCGTACCGGCGTCTCGACCGGGCCGAGATCGCATCGGTCATGGGAGCAGGGGGTGGTAGGGGTCATCGTGCCGTCGCCTCCTTCGACGAGGACACCACGACCATGGGTGTGGCGGCGGCCCGCCGGGCGCTGCGGGCGCTCGACAACACAACGCCGGACGCTCTCTGGTTTTCGACGGTTGCTCCGGCGTATTCCGACAAGACCAACGCCACGGTGATGCACGCCGCCCTCCGACTCGACTCCACGATCTCCGCATTGGACTTCGGGGGCGCCCAGCGCTCCGCTGTGGGCGCCCTGCGTGCCGCCCTGACTGCTCCGGGCCGGACCCTGGTCGTGGCCTCCGATATCCGGATCGGCCTGCCGACCGGCCCCGAGGACGGCGGGGGTGGTGACGCAGCGACGGCCATCCTCACCGGATCATCCGACGACGGTCCGCTGCTGGCCGAGTACCTCGGTGGGGCCACGGCCACCGGTGAGTTCACCGACCGCTGGCGAACCCCGGGAAACGCCCATTCGCGTACTTGGGAGGACCGTTTCGGTGAGCAGGCCTACCTACCTCTCGTACGAAAGGCCTGGGCTGATGCCCTAGCCGCCACCGGTCTCACCGTCGATGACGTCGATATCGCCGTGGTCACCGGATTGCATGGTCGGGCCACCAAGAAGGCCGCGTCCGGCCTCGGCGTGGCCGTGGCTGACGACCGGGCGGATACCGTCGGAAACGCTGGAGCTGCTCATCCCTCTCTCCTCCTAGCCGACGTGCTGGACGGGGCCGAAGCCGGCGCCGTGGTTGCCCTCGTGGTACTGGCCGACGGGTGCGAGGTTTTGTTATTTCGGACCACCGATGCGCTGGCCTCCGGCCGGCCGACCCGATCGGTGGCCGCTCAGGTCGACAATCGGACCGACGTCGCCTACACCCGCTACCTGACGTGGCGGGGCTTGCTGGAGATCCAGCCCCCCAACCGGCCCGAACCCAACCGACCCTCCTCGGCAGCTTCCCTTCGGCGGACCGACTGGAAGCACGGCTTCGTCGGAGCAACCGACCGGACCACCGGAATCACCCACCTGCCGCCCAGTCGTGTCGGCATCGCCGGTGGAGCGGTCGACGACATGGACCCGGCTCCCATGGCCGACGCCACGGGCACCATCGCCACCTTCACCGTGGACCACCTCGTCTACTCACAGAGCCCACCGGTGGTTTTCGCAGTGGTCGACTTTGACGGTGGCGGTCGCATGCCCATCGAACTCACCGACGCCGACCCAGCCGAGGTGGCCATTGGTGACCGGGTGGAGATGACGTTCCGTCGGATGTTCACGGCCGATGGGTTGCACAACTATTTCTGGAAGGCCCAGCCCGCTCGGGGCTGA
- a CDS encoding isochorismatase family protein codes for MGMDLQDLVDPAHTALCVVECQNGVVGEASNMPAVADAVAASGLLPRLAVLAGAARSAGVRVVHCTFHAHPDLWGGNRNSRLFAAGRRAEVQQYVGTEAVEPAAEIGFVEGVDVIVPRFHGLSPVAGTGLAPMLGNEGVTTVVVVGVSLNVAIPNAVFDLVNEGFQVVVPADGSVATMPGYGEQVLEHTLAYISTLTDVATLVEAWL; via the coding sequence ATGGGCATGGATCTTCAGGACCTGGTGGATCCCGCACACACCGCCCTGTGCGTGGTCGAGTGCCAGAACGGTGTGGTGGGCGAGGCGTCAAACATGCCCGCGGTGGCTGATGCGGTGGCTGCCTCCGGGCTCCTGCCCCGTCTGGCGGTCCTGGCCGGTGCTGCCCGATCGGCGGGGGTACGAGTCGTGCACTGCACCTTCCACGCCCACCCCGACCTGTGGGGTGGCAACCGGAACTCCCGCCTGTTCGCCGCTGGTCGTCGGGCCGAGGTGCAGCAGTACGTGGGCACCGAGGCGGTCGAGCCGGCTGCTGAGATCGGTTTCGTCGAGGGGGTCGACGTCATCGTGCCCCGGTTCCACGGGCTGTCGCCGGTGGCCGGCACCGGGTTGGCACCCATGCTCGGAAACGAGGGCGTGACGACCGTGGTGGTGGTTGGAGTGAGCCTCAACGTGGCCATCCCCAACGCGGTGTTCGACCTGGTCAACGAGGGCTTCCAGGTGGTGGTCCCGGCCGACGGGTCAGTGGCCACGATGCCCGGCTACGGCGAACAGGTACTGGAGCACACATTGGCCTACATCTCGACGCTGACCGACGTGGCCACCCTCGTCGAGGCGTGGTTGTAG
- a CDS encoding arylsulfatase — MTSDHPVGPRAYEKFSYDGFDGEVGRIMSTSTPAWTRPPTAPDGAPNVLVVLVDDLGFSDVGCFGSEIDTPHVDRLAAEGLRYVNFHVNPMCSPTRASLLTGLNHHLAGVGTVCHMEPGFPGYAASIRSDAVTMGEVLRDAGWSSLMVGKWHLCPDSQLTEAGPKDGWPLQTGFDRFYGILDGFTNFHQPHRLYEDNHALDVDDFPDDYYFTDDLTDRALSMVGEIRDGHPTKPWFLYFSHGAVHAPLQARPGDLEKYRGRYEAGWDEVRRLRFDRQKAMGIFDDDVVLPPRNTEENYAVRAWDDLTVAEKEVFARYQEVFAAMVDNVDQNLGRLRDGLEAMGEWDNTVVVFTSDNGGSREGLDNGTSAYFRTLLGQTRPNPLDSMELDHSRMDLLGGPQALAHYPSGWAMVSGTPFRLYKINTHQGGHQVPFIISKGAGLAGAGGIRRQYQHVTDLLPTVLDLAGVAMPTTKNGAQVPPAAGCSFAGSLDDPGVDSTHPEQYYEQMGHRGFYRDGWSAVTCRQARTPFSTEQWELHHLAEDPTESRNLAYEHPEKLAELVAAWEDAAWANQVFPLDEGNNVKNLMRPPWNADTVVETTFRPGRPTTERYRSLALINFRSFEVEVSFDFATGDRGTLVAHGDQGGGYALYVVDDQLMLAWNGYGSMAEVDGGLLTTGAASVVLAVEALGDLKLDVELRVDGEVVGGARDLPVLTAMAPFQGIDVGIDRKSPVSWAIRQRFGTFAWTGSLDGVTYRPGEEAPDAGARWLDVLREAGTKFE; from the coding sequence ATGACTAGCGACCATCCGGTGGGTCCGAGGGCCTACGAGAAGTTTTCCTACGACGGATTCGATGGAGAGGTGGGCCGCATCATGTCCACATCGACCCCGGCGTGGACCCGACCGCCCACCGCCCCTGACGGTGCCCCCAACGTCCTCGTCGTCCTGGTCGACGACCTGGGTTTCAGCGACGTCGGCTGCTTCGGTTCGGAAATCGACACGCCACACGTCGACCGTCTGGCCGCCGAGGGCCTTCGGTACGTGAACTTCCACGTCAACCCGATGTGCTCGCCGACCCGGGCTTCGTTGCTGACCGGATTGAACCATCATCTGGCCGGGGTAGGCACGGTCTGCCACATGGAGCCCGGCTTCCCGGGTTACGCGGCTTCCATCCGCAGCGACGCGGTGACCATGGGAGAGGTGCTGCGCGACGCAGGTTGGTCCAGCCTCATGGTCGGCAAGTGGCACCTCTGCCCAGATAGCCAACTCACCGAGGCTGGCCCGAAGGACGGGTGGCCGCTCCAGACCGGGTTCGACCGCTTCTACGGAATCCTTGACGGGTTCACGAACTTCCATCAGCCGCATCGCCTCTACGAAGACAACCACGCGCTGGACGTCGACGACTTCCCCGACGACTACTACTTCACCGACGACCTCACCGACCGGGCGCTGAGCATGGTCGGCGAGATCCGCGACGGGCACCCCACGAAGCCGTGGTTCCTCTACTTCTCCCACGGCGCCGTTCACGCCCCACTGCAGGCCCGACCCGGTGACCTAGAGAAGTACCGGGGTAGGTACGAGGCCGGCTGGGACGAGGTGCGACGACTCCGCTTCGACCGGCAAAAAGCCATGGGCATCTTCGATGACGACGTCGTGCTGCCTCCCCGAAACACCGAGGAGAACTACGCGGTCCGGGCGTGGGACGACCTAACGGTCGCCGAAAAGGAGGTCTTCGCCCGGTACCAGGAGGTGTTCGCCGCCATGGTCGACAACGTCGATCAGAACCTCGGGCGTCTCCGTGACGGACTGGAAGCCATGGGGGAGTGGGACAACACCGTGGTGGTGTTCACGTCGGACAACGGCGGCAGTCGAGAGGGTCTAGACAACGGCACGTCCGCCTACTTCCGGACCCTCCTCGGCCAGACCCGACCCAACCCCCTGGATTCGATGGAACTGGACCATTCACGCATGGACCTGCTAGGTGGCCCACAGGCCCTGGCTCACTACCCGTCGGGTTGGGCCATGGTGTCGGGCACCCCGTTTCGGCTCTACAAGATCAACACCCACCAAGGTGGCCATCAGGTGCCGTTCATCATCTCGAAGGGAGCGGGCCTAGCTGGCGCCGGTGGGATCCGTCGCCAATACCAGCACGTCACCGACCTGCTGCCCACCGTGCTGGACCTGGCCGGGGTGGCCATGCCCACCACGAAGAACGGGGCCCAGGTCCCGCCGGCCGCCGGTTGCAGCTTCGCCGGATCCCTGGATGACCCTGGGGTCGACAGCACCCACCCCGAGCAGTACTACGAGCAGATGGGGCACCGGGGTTTCTACCGGGACGGCTGGTCGGCGGTGACGTGCCGTCAGGCCCGAACCCCGTTCTCGACCGAACAGTGGGAGCTCCACCACTTGGCCGAGGATCCCACCGAGTCACGGAATCTGGCCTACGAGCATCCCGAGAAGCTGGCCGAGCTAGTGGCCGCCTGGGAGGACGCGGCATGGGCCAACCAGGTGTTTCCTCTCGACGAGGGAAACAACGTCAAGAACCTGATGCGGCCCCCATGGAACGCCGACACCGTGGTCGAGACGACCTTCCGGCCGGGCAGACCGACGACGGAGCGGTACCGGTCCCTCGCCCTCATCAACTTCCGATCCTTCGAGGTCGAAGTGTCGTTTGACTTTGCGACGGGCGACCGGGGCACGTTGGTGGCCCACGGTGACCAGGGCGGCGGGTACGCCCTCTACGTGGTCGACGACCAGCTGATGTTGGCGTGGAACGGCTACGGCTCGATGGCTGAAGTAGACGGTGGATTGCTCACTACTGGAGCGGCCTCCGTGGTGCTGGCCGTGGAGGCATTGGGCGACCTGAAGCTCGACGTTGAGTTGCGGGTCGACGGCGAGGTAGTGGGTGGTGCCCGTGACCTCCCGGTACTGACCGCCATGGCCCCCTTCCAGGGCATCGACGTGGGCATCGACCGGAAGTCGCCGGTCTCGTGGGCCATCCGGCAACGATTCGGAACCTTTGCCTGGACGGGCTCGCTCGACGGCGTGACCTACCGTCCCGGAGAGGAGGCACCCGATGCGGGTGCCCGCTGGCTGGACGTCCTTCGCGAGGCCGGCACCAAGTTCGAATAG
- a CDS encoding acetyl-CoA acetyltransferase yields the protein MASHGILDRVAIVGMGCTPFREHWDRSLDDLLIDAHGLALNSAGIVKDDVDAYWYGTSQSSASGISLAMPLRLENRPVTRVENYCATGSEALRQACYAVASGAYDVAVAIGGEKVKDGGYQGLNAFPIPTDGTNRTLTAAAMFSLMLPAYAERYGVDEEKLRYVVAKIAEKNHFNGARNDLAQFRREMSAEAICEMAAVAGRLSVFDCAGVADGAAAAVVVPAERATDYTDAPLYVKALSLVAGNGSGLVDPAFDFTTLPECAEAADDAYAQAGITDPRTELAMAEVHDCFTPTELILMEDLGFSERGEGWSDVLDGRFALDGDLPVNTDGGLKSFGHPVGASGLRMHYEAWLQLRGEAPADRVVTTLDTRSRALVHNLGGYPGEIVSFVGIWGTEKD from the coding sequence ATGGCATCACACGGGATCCTGGATCGAGTGGCCATCGTCGGGATGGGGTGCACTCCGTTTCGCGAACACTGGGACCGCTCGTTGGACGACCTGCTCATCGACGCCCACGGCCTGGCCCTGAATTCGGCGGGCATAGTCAAGGACGACGTCGATGCCTACTGGTACGGCACGTCGCAGTCGTCGGCCTCGGGCATCTCACTGGCCATGCCGCTTCGCCTCGAGAACCGTCCGGTCACCCGGGTGGAGAACTACTGCGCCACGGGGTCCGAAGCCCTACGCCAGGCCTGTTACGCCGTGGCGTCGGGCGCCTACGACGTGGCCGTCGCCATTGGCGGCGAGAAGGTCAAGGATGGCGGCTACCAGGGCCTCAACGCCTTCCCGATTCCCACAGACGGGACCAATCGAACCCTCACCGCCGCGGCCATGTTCAGCCTGATGCTGCCCGCCTACGCCGAGCGTTACGGAGTCGACGAGGAAAAGCTTCGCTATGTGGTGGCCAAGATCGCCGAGAAGAACCACTTCAACGGAGCTCGCAACGATCTGGCCCAGTTCCGACGGGAAATGTCGGCTGAGGCCATCTGCGAGATGGCCGCAGTGGCCGGTCGCCTGTCGGTGTTCGACTGTGCCGGTGTAGCCGACGGAGCGGCAGCAGCCGTCGTGGTGCCCGCGGAGCGGGCGACGGACTACACCGATGCCCCGCTGTACGTGAAGGCCCTCTCGCTGGTGGCCGGTAACGGGTCGGGTCTCGTGGACCCGGCGTTCGACTTCACCACACTGCCCGAGTGCGCGGAGGCTGCCGATGACGCCTACGCCCAGGCAGGGATCACTGATCCGCGGACCGAACTGGCCATGGCTGAGGTGCACGACTGCTTCACCCCGACTGAACTGATACTCATGGAGGATCTCGGGTTCAGCGAACGAGGCGAGGGTTGGAGCGACGTGCTGGACGGCCGGTTCGCCCTCGACGGGGACCTACCGGTCAACACCGACGGCGGGCTTAAGAGCTTTGGCCATCCGGTGGGGGCCAGCGGACTTCGCATGCATTACGAGGCGTGGCTCCAACTGCGGGGCGAGGCGCCCGCTGATCGTGTTGTGACCACGCTGGACACCCGTAGCCGGGCACTGGTGCACAACCTCGGGGGCTACCCGGGCGAGATTGTGTCCTTCGTGGGCATCTGGGGCACCGAAAAGGACTGA
- a CDS encoding PAC2 family protein — MTTDPIELRWTADDQLLDQLDRPILVVAFRGLFNAAGSATSAIQWLIERLDSAEVGDVDPETFFDFTQERPIVEFDDGGARRVRWPSNRVLAARTPEGQRDLVLVAGVEPHLRWRTFTGALRAAATRTGSQLVVTLGSMSGMSPHTRPPAVTGSSTNQELAERLGLDRPSYQGPTGVVGVLHDTLDRAGVPVISLRVSVPYYLPDSPNPKATRALLRRFEQVSGVDTAFADLDGPASEWQVRVDQAVAGDGEVTAHVRRLEAQVDQSEDLMPRGDDLAAELEAFLRDQDQRVDRKDGLADGATDPDED; from the coding sequence GTGACGACCGACCCGATCGAACTGCGTTGGACGGCTGACGACCAGTTGCTTGACCAGTTGGACCGACCAATCCTCGTGGTGGCATTTCGCGGACTGTTCAACGCCGCCGGATCGGCCACCTCAGCCATCCAATGGCTGATCGAACGCCTGGACAGCGCCGAGGTGGGCGACGTCGATCCCGAGACCTTCTTCGACTTCACCCAGGAGCGGCCGATCGTCGAGTTCGACGATGGTGGCGCCCGACGGGTCCGATGGCCATCCAACCGAGTACTGGCCGCCCGTACCCCGGAGGGCCAACGAGACCTGGTGCTAGTGGCCGGCGTCGAGCCTCACCTGCGGTGGCGGACGTTCACCGGCGCGCTCCGGGCCGCGGCGACCCGCACGGGATCCCAGCTGGTGGTCACGCTTGGATCAATGAGCGGCATGTCGCCCCACACCCGTCCCCCAGCGGTCACCGGGAGCAGCACCAACCAGGAACTGGCCGAACGCCTGGGCCTCGACCGACCCTCCTACCAGGGACCGACCGGCGTGGTCGGCGTCCTACACGACACCCTGGACCGGGCCGGTGTTCCGGTCATCTCGCTGCGTGTGTCGGTGCCCTACTACCTGCCGGACTCTCCCAACCCCAAGGCAACCCGCGCCCTGCTCCGACGCTTCGAGCAGGTCAGCGGGGTGGACACCGCGTTCGCCGACCTGGACGGTCCAGCATCGGAATGGCAGGTCCGAGTCGATCAGGCGGTGGCCGGCGACGGAGAGGTCACGGCCCACGTACGACGTCTTGAGGCCCAGGTCGACCAGAGCGAGGACCTGATGCCCCGGGGCGACGACCTGGCCGCTGAGTTGGAGGCCTTCCTGCGCGACCAGGATCAACGCGTCGACCGGAAGGACGGGCTGGCCGACGGGGCCACAGACCCCGACGAGGACTGA
- a CDS encoding MFS transporter, which yields MHDVSDPSRRRHPYRWVLFSGVCGVYFAFGVVAMSIPPLVGEVREDLDLSRGAMGLALGAWQLVYIVSAPVGGRLLDRLGVHRGVLLGALVVAISGVARAAAGGLSTFLLAIALFGIGGPLISAGAPKAVGLWFGEERERRLAIGTYSTMPAIGGMATLVLSNSVFMPLTGSWRTTVLIETGVVVVAAAAWLVVSSRAPEAPIRVAPADMANAAGRRILLADPEVRTVLVLGLGVFFVGHSLSGWMPEALREHSGFSAMAAANWAALGGLVGVLASILVPRRTERGRMPNTMAAMFLLIAVALVALLLLPTSLDPLPVAVAGLRSALVPLILIGLMESESVTPANTGVAYGLWFAVAEIGGFAGPFVLGAVADSSAGFAGAFGLVAVVCVALLVPTARLRRFSGRPVGSDLT from the coding sequence GTGCACGATGTCTCCGATCCTTCCCGGCGTCGACATCCCTACCGGTGGGTGCTGTTCAGCGGAGTGTGCGGCGTCTACTTCGCCTTCGGGGTGGTGGCCATGTCGATTCCGCCGTTGGTCGGCGAGGTGCGAGAAGATCTCGACCTGAGCCGTGGCGCCATGGGTCTGGCCCTAGGCGCCTGGCAGCTCGTCTACATCGTGAGTGCGCCAGTCGGCGGGCGTCTTCTGGATCGACTGGGCGTCCACCGGGGGGTATTGCTGGGGGCCTTGGTGGTGGCGATCAGCGGTGTGGCCCGGGCGGCGGCTGGCGGCCTGAGCACGTTCCTACTGGCCATTGCCCTATTCGGCATTGGTGGCCCACTCATTTCAGCCGGTGCACCCAAGGCGGTCGGTTTGTGGTTCGGAGAGGAGCGAGAACGCCGGTTGGCCATCGGCACCTATAGCACGATGCCGGCCATTGGTGGCATGGCCACGCTGGTACTTTCCAACTCGGTGTTCATGCCGCTCACTGGGTCGTGGCGCACCACGGTGCTGATCGAGACGGGTGTCGTCGTGGTGGCCGCCGCAGCGTGGTTGGTCGTGTCCAGTCGGGCGCCCGAGGCGCCGATCCGGGTGGCCCCGGCCGATATGGCCAATGCGGCGGGTCGACGGATCTTGCTGGCCGATCCCGAAGTCCGCACTGTGCTGGTTCTCGGCCTCGGTGTGTTCTTCGTGGGCCACAGCCTCAGTGGGTGGATGCCCGAGGCGCTCCGGGAGCACAGCGGGTTCTCGGCCATGGCGGCCGCCAACTGGGCGGCCCTCGGCGGTCTGGTAGGCGTGCTGGCCTCGATCCTCGTGCCGAGGCGCACCGAGCGGGGCCGGATGCCGAACACCATGGCGGCCATGTTCCTCCTGATCGCCGTCGCCCTCGTCGCCCTGCTGCTCCTACCCACGTCTCTGGATCCGCTGCCGGTAGCCGTCGCGGGGCTTCGGTCGGCGCTGGTTCCGCTCATTCTGATCGGACTCATGGAGTCGGAGTCGGTAACTCCGGCCAACACCGGGGTGGCCTACGGGCTGTGGTTCGCGGTGGCTGAGATCGGTGGGTTCGCCGGACCGTTCGTGCTGGGTGCGGTGGCCGACTCGTCAGCCGGGTTCGCCGGGGCGTTCGGACTGGTGGCCGTGGTCTGTGTGGCCCTGCTGGTCCCGACCGCCCGGCTCCGACGGTTCAGCGGTCGGCCGGTAGGTTCGGACCTGACCTGA